A segment of the Candidatus Margulisiibacteriota bacterium genome:
TGAAATTATTTTAATCTCTGAAGATGCTTTCTTAAAATACGCTAAATTGATTGCGCCATTACTTTTTGTAGAGCTTCCGTTTGTTTTTTTGTTTACTTCTTTCATGTCTTCGAGGCCTAGAAATACTTTAAATTGTTCGAAAAAATTGGTGTTTGATTTTTTATTCATTTGTTTCCTCCTTTAAAAATAGTACGGTTCCTAGCCGTAGCATAGTCGCTCCTTCCTGAAGCGCTATTATGTAATCGTTGCTCATTCCCATAGAAAGTTCTTGGCAAATGATTCCTTTTTTTCTCAGCTCCTCTCCAATTCCTTTTGTTTTTTTGAAAACATTTCGTAGAATGGTTTCATCTTTAGTTAGTGGTGCCATTGTCATTAGTCCAACAAATCGTGCTTTTTGTAAACTTTTTATTTGATCAAGACTGGCAAACAATTCTTTTTCGTCCATGCCTTGTTTAGTTTTTTCACCAGAGATGTCTAGTTGAATTAATATTTTGATGCTTTTATTTTCTTGAAGGCAAAGATTGTCGATTAGTTGTAGCTTCTCAGAGGAATCAATGGAATGGATATAGTCGAATAAAGTTATAATTTTTTTTGCTTTATTTGATTGCAGTCTACCAATAAAGTGCCAAGATACATTTGGATATTTTGGTTTAAGGTCCAGAATTTTGGCTTCTGCGACTTGTAGTCGATTTTCGCCAATATTGGTTAGCCCACTAAGGATAGCATCTTCCGTGCCTTGTAGGTCAAGGTATTTAGTAACGCCAATTAGGCGAACAGAGTCAACAGTTTTCGTCTCCTCAATAAGTTGACGAGTTTTTTTAATTTTTTCTGAAAAGTTCATGCATTCCCCCTGCAATGCTTATATTATACGGAAAAACAGAACAGTTTCAATAGCCAAGCACGGTCTTTACGCTTTAATAAAAAAAA
Coding sequences within it:
- a CDS encoding YggS family pyridoxal phosphate-dependent enzyme, with amino-acid sequence MNFSEKIKKTRQLIEETKTVDSVRLIGVTKYLDLQGTEDAILSGLTNIGENRLQVAEAKILDLKPKYPNVSWHFIGRLQSNKAKKIITLFDYIHSIDSSEKLQLIDNLCLQENKSIKILIQLDISGEKTKQGMDEKELFASLDQIKSLQKARFVGLMTMAPLTKDETILRNVFKKTKGIGEELRKKGIICQELSMGMSNDYIIALQEGATMLRLGTVLFLKEETNE